The following are from one region of the Coffea eugenioides isolate CCC68of chromosome 2, Ceug_1.0, whole genome shotgun sequence genome:
- the LOC113760028 gene encoding uncharacterized protein LOC113760028, translated as MSSRLGQPNSHYRSYFLSGLKSEIVNMVRMTKPLTLADAIEVAKLQEKNLEAIRKAQEKIIQKYPTPSHLQISTLQNKGKGNTEEFCDCPKGELSNENIEVSIHALAGGNEQKTIKMKVNVANGEKLESRQLQKMVGWDIQGHDFHHQFNTLRLGSCDMVLGVDWSAKYSPIEFDFKQLTMKSLNGKELVVLKEEVEMLKLKHIKGSKLAKWRRKQSHGITAQLYVVEEDWVRYEQIPVEMKELLRQFREVFSKPQGMPPVRSHDHVIPLKEGAAPFQNKPYRFPYVQKAEIEKLVKEILQMGLIQPSNSSFASLILLVKKKDGSERFCVDYRQFNKLTVKDKFPMPPMDELIDEL; from the exons ATGTCCTCCCGTCTTGGACAACCTAATTCTCATTATAGATCCTATTTCCTTAGTGGCTTGAAGAGTGAAATTGTTAACATGGTTAGGATGACCAAGCCCCTTACTTTAGCAGATGCTATTGAAGTTGCTAAACTGCAGGAAAAAAATCTAGAAGCCATTAGGAAAGCACAGGAAAAGATCATACAGAAATATCCCACCCCATCTCATTTACAGATCTCTACCCTACAGAATAAG GGCAAGGGGAATACTGAAGAGTTTTGTGACTGTCCTAAGGGAGAGCTTAGTAATGAGAACATAGAAGTTTCCATTCATGCGTTAGCAGGGGGAAATGAGCAGAAGACTATTAAAATGAAGG TCAACGTGGCAAATGGGGAGAAATTAGAATCCAGACAACTACAAAAGATGGTAGGATGGGATATACAAGGGCATGATTTCCATCACCAATTTAATACACTTAGGTTGGGAAGTTGTGATATGGTGCTAGGAGTTGATTGGTCGGCCAAATATAGTCCCATTGAGTTTGATTTCAAACAACTAACTATGAAGTCCCTGAATGGAAAAGAACTAGTGGTGTTAAAAGAAGAAGTAGAGATGCTTAAGTTGAAACATATCAAAGGAAGTAAACTAGCTAAATGGAGGAGGAAACAGTCACATGGAATCACTGCCCAACTCTATGTAGTAGAAGAGGATTGGGTAAGATATGAGCAGATACCAGTAGAAATGAAGGAATTATTGAGACAGTTTAGGGAAGTGTTTTCTAAGCCACAAGGCATGCCTCCAGTTAGGAGTCATGACCATGTTATCCCACTAAAGGAAGGGGCAGCTCCATTTCAGAACAAGCCATACAGGTTTCCATATGTGCAAAAGGCTGAGATAGAGAaattagtcaaggaaatatTGCAGATGGGGCTCATACAACCCAGCAACAGTTCTTTTGCATCTTTGATACTGTTGgtaaagaaaaaggatggaagcGAGAGGTTCTGTGTTGACTATAGACAATTCAATAAGCTGACAGTAAAAGACAAATTTCCTATGCCACCGATGGATGAGTTGATTGATGAACTGTAG